The genome window TTTCCCATCTCGTGCCTCCCGTGGGTTAGCTTTACGGGATTCAACTTGAACATCTACGACGAGGGGACCTACCTCTCCCCGATCTTCACCATAGGAAAATACTTCAGGCACTCTGACAGCATCCTGCTGCCTTTAGCGGTGCAAATGCATCACGCCGTGTGCGACGGATACCATGCCAGCTTGCTTGTCCAAGAGATGCAGGCATTAGCTGATGATGCCCCGGCCTGGCTTCCTGCGAAGTAACGTAGCGAATCGATCGTCATACAGCGACAGCCCGGTGCATGAGAGTCATGCCCGGGCTGTCGCTTTGTTTGTCTTCCCATGTTTACGGTTGCTCTGGTGCGTCTGGCACCGTTTGACCCTGCGGCGTCTGCGCTCTCGGAACATCCGGCTTTCCTTCGGGGTTGTTGTACAAATACTGAGGCACATCTCCGACGATGAGCGAGTGCGTGATCGGGATTCTCGTGGTCACAGTCTGCTCGTCGGTAGCGAAAGGGACGACGATGCGCAGGTCTACTTCCACGTAAATGTAGACGGTCGCCAGCACCATGTTGATGCCCGCTTCCTTCAGCTCGGTCTCCAGCTTGGTCTTGACCGACCCGATCGGCATGAACGTAATCGGCAAGTCCGGCCCCAAATTGGCCAGAAAGCTGTTCCCCGTCGCGAGTCCGAGCGGGATCGTACGGTCTACCTTTTCCGCCTCGAATTCCTGCAGCTTGTTTTGAATGCGGGAAGTGGTTTCCCCCACGATCCGCGCATACTCCTTGAAATTAAACTGATACGCCTGAATCTGCCCCTGGTTGTCTTTTTCAATCTTCACGATTTGATTAAAGTCGACGCCTTGTTGGGAAATCCGCTTGGTTACTGCGTCCGTAATTGCTTCCTTGGCCAACTGCTCCGTTTTTTGCGAAGCCAGGATCAAGAGCGTCGGCTCGAGCCGTTTTTCCAGGAAAACCAGCGTTTGTATCGACAGGACCAAAAAAATGACCACCGCGATAAAAAACGCCTTCGTTCGGGAAAGCGGGTTCTTCCAACGCCGACGGGGTCGAAACATCGCCACGCCCGTCACCTCCCAATTGGTACATCCTATGGCCTATGGGAGGAAAAAAGACTATCGTTTCCGCAGATAAAAGCTGCCCAAGCCCAGCAATCCCAGCAGGAATAGCAATTGTGCCAGCGCGACCATCCCGAACAAGCCGGTCCAGGCAGCCAGAGGCGGAGCAGCGACAAATCCGATAAAAAATCCGATTCGGCTAAGCAAGCTCTGGACGCCCATGACTCTGCCGCGAATGTGGTTGTCTGCCTGCTGGAGCAGCGTGCTCTCGTATACTTGTGCCGCTCCCGCAAACAAGCCGGCAACAGCCAGCAAAGCGAGAACGCTCACCCTTGTGGTCCCTGCAAAAGCGAGCATGACGACCAGGGCGAGCAGGAGAAAAGCCCCGAACATCCCCTCTTCCTTCTTCACGCGGAGTCGCCCGGCAACAAAAGACCCTGCCATCCCACCCAGACTCATCATGGACCACATCAACCCATGCAAGGCAGCATCAGCCGACGCGAGCTGTTCGGCCAAAAAGGGCAGCCCGTAGTTATGGGCGGACGTACTGAGCGACTCGAACAAAGCTAGCAGACTGATGACCAGAAGAATCGGCTGCTTCGCCAAATAAAGGAGTGTCTCCCGAAACCCTGCCCCTTCTGATGCATTCACCTTGGCTATGGCAGGCTCTGCTCGTTCCCACCTCATCCGGGTCAGCGCGGCAGCTGACACGAGAAAGCTGGCTGCATCGCAGGCAATCACGAGCGAATACCCAACGTGGCTGGTCAAAAACCCGCCGAGGGCAAAGCCGACGATCCCGACCACCGACTCCAAGCGGACCGTTAATCCGTTGATCCTGACGAGCTCATCTCGTTCAAACATCTGCGGCAAGGAAGATTGAAAGCTGATGTGAAACAGGCTGTACAGCATGCCCTTGAAAAAAGCTGCTGCTACCACCACATACGGATTCGGGAAAAACACGATGGACAAAACGGCCAGTCCCGCTCCGATGTCGCTTGCGATCATTGCCCTGCGTCTGTCCACCCGATCGGCCAGCACACCAGCCGCCAGACTAAACAAGATCCCGCCTGCCTGACGCGCTACGAAGAAAGCCATCAGCCAAAACGCGCTGTGGTCAAAGGTGAAAATGAGCGCACTGCATGCTATCAAATCCATCCGCGATCCTAAGGAAGACAGCGCATGGACATACAAATACGTTTTCATCTGAATCATGATTTATCCAAACCCCCTGATCGTCACAGGCGGTTTTAGATCGCACGCCCCCGTCTATCGGGTGCGCACACTGATTATGGCCGTTGACATGCACATGCCTCCTCGTTTTCGCGCTTTTCAAAAAGAACTGTCGTCGACAAACATGCGGGGGCGCTTCCCCAACTCGTCCTGCGCGGCGCATTGCACCGTATCTTCATCTTATCAGCGAAGGCGCTGGTCCTGAAAGCAAAAAAACGCGAAGCATTTGCCCCGCGTCTTTATAACCGTATCCTCTTATTTTCCCTCAGTGAATTGGATGGAGTCCACGATCTTTTGCAAGCGCTGCTCCAGCGACTTGGTTTTGACCCATTCCGATATCGTGAAGGCGACCATGTATGCATTCTTTCCCTTTTCCAGCAAATAAAACTGTTTCTCAAACCGAATCCCATTGTCTTTTCCCACGAAGACCATCTTGTAGGCCTGAACTCCGGAGAGGGTGACCGCCTTGCTTTCCTTTTCCGTGTAGCCATAGGCCTCCGTATTTTCTTTTATGGATCGCTCTACTTCCTTGCGAGCATCAATGAGCTTGCCTGGAAGAGCAATAATCGTTGCGTACCCTCCGGCAAATTCGTACCCCCTAACGGATGCATCGCTTCGCATTTCCTTCCAATGCTCCGGGATGCTGATCGAGAATTGATAGGCAGGAAGCTTGAGGGTGGCCATCTGGTCCTTGTCGATCAGGTCATCGTCGGTGATTTCGCCCATTGACGGATTCATTGCGCTTTGATCGATCGTTAGCGATTGCTTGATCGTCTGGATCAGCGCCGCAGTCTCCTGTGCGCTTGCCTCCGGATCATAGGCGACTTCTACGTAAACCTTGTAGTCCCCTTTGAAGAAAAAGAAGTCCAGCTCCGGGATCCAGCCTGTGCCATCCGAACTGCTGACTTTCTGCTCTCTGGAAGGAACTCCCGCTATTGTCGAGGAGACAGTTGCGGGATCGATCTTCAAATAGTTTTCATTCACGAGGTCGCGGTACATTTGTTCATGCCGCTTCACCCAGTCATCGAGCGTAAGCCCGTCTTCCTTGGAGGTAATCTTGATTTTCAACCACTGTTTGCCATTCTCGCTGGAGAATTGGGTGAACGACTGATTATAGTTATTTTGCCAATCAGCCGGAACCTTCACCTTCAAGCCGAAATCTTCGTCCTTATACCAACGATAGTCTCCTTCGACGGTGGAAAGGTCCTTGACGGCTGCATCGCCCTTCGGAAAGGACATGGAAAAGCTGTCCAGCAAATCTTTATAGCTGCTGTACTTGGACGGATTGCGGAAATCCGCCTCGTCATGGATGACCAGCGTGACATAGAAGATGCGCGTTCCTTTTTGATAGGCCCTCTCTTCGTTGATAGAGCCGTTATTGCCCTTGGAAATCAGGCGGGCATAGGGTTGCGCCGCATCATTCACATACCCTTTGGACAGCACTGAATATTCCGTAGAATCCACCAAACGGCTCAGCAGGCCCGTACCAGACAAATTCTCCGGCTGATCGTCTGCAATGTAAATGAAGAGTTCATACGCATCCTTGGCATCGCGGAAGCCGACGTAGTCTCCCTGGAAGCTTTGATCATCCATGATCAACCCTGTCGGATACTTCATTTTCCAGCCGTAGTAGCTGTCTCCCACCATCGTCTTTCCGAGGTCGCTATCCAAGGACACGTTGGTCGTGGTGGTTTCTCCTTGCTTCGCTCCCAGGATGCTGACGTCCTTTGTCTTTGCATCGATGACCACCTGCAGGCCCATCACTTGCGTCAAGAGGGTGAGCGGCACCATCGTTTTTCCGTTTTTCAGCTCGGGCGAAGCGGTCAGAGTCACCTCGTTGCCATTGATCCAAGCCAGCTTGCTGCCCGTTTTCAATTTGATGACCTTCCCATTGTAAATGAGCTCGATCATCTGACTTTGGCTGTCGTATTGCAAGCCCGCTCCAAACGCAGCTGTCAGAAGACTGAGCGGAATCATCGTCGTATTCTGCGACAAGTAAGGCTGCTCGATCGCCATGTCTTGCCCGTTCACTTTTGCCTGCGCTGCATTCAATCTGAGTTTGACTTCCACTCTCTGGGGAGTCTGCTCAGCCGCCAGCACCGATTGATTTGTCCAAAGCGCTGCCGACAGCACAGCCGTTACGCAAAGCACTTGCCATTTCTTGTGAGCCATCCCGTTCTTCCCCCATCCGTTGTCTCTCTTTATGGTTGTTTACCAAAAGTGACTTTGCGCTTGATCAGATCCCCGCCAGACTGTACCACGACCTCCACCGTTTGTCCCGGCAAATAACGCTTCAGCAGCTCATTGAACTCGACGAGCGTCGTGCAGGATGCCTGATTCACCGAGTAAATGACATCTCCTGCCCGAAAGCCCGCCTGCTCTGCTGGCGATCCGGGTTCTACCCGCGTGATGCGCAGCGGTTCTTTGGTGGGCAATCCGACCACGGCCGCCCAGCTTTCCTCGAGCTCTGCTCCCCAATACGGCCGGTTTACTTTTCCGTACGTGAAAAAATGGTTCATGACGTATTGCGCCGTATCTGCTGGAATAGCAAAGCTCAGATTATCGATCCCGACTGAGACGAATTTCAAAGAGTTGACTCCGACTACCTCACCCCTGAGATTGACCAGGGGCCCCCCGCTGTTCCCAGGGTTGATCGAAGCATCCGTCTGAATCAGTCGATAAGTTGAGCTGACCGATCGATTGACGCCACTGATGATCCCGGCTGATGCCGAATTTCGCAAGGATACGGAAATAGGGGTTCCGATCGCAACGACTGTCTCTCCGACTTTAATCGAATAGTTCGTCGCAAATTTGGCAGGTGTAAGTCCAGTAGCCGCGATCTTCACCAATGCCAAGTCGCTCTCCTCGTCCATATTGGTGACTGTCCCTGCGTACTGCTTGCCATCCACAGTGATGACCGTCAGATTGTCCATCTCTTTTACGACGTGGGCATTCGTCAAAATCCAGCCATCCGCTTTGACGACAATCCCCGTTCCGTGGGCCAGATTAAACCGATTCTCCCTCGCAGATCCTCTCAGCTCCGGCTTCCCTACAATGGCGACGACGCTTGGGGAAACACGCGCGATGACACCGGGAATATCCGTCATGGCTGCCGCAGGCGTCTTGGTCGTCGCAGCAGCTGGCGCCGTACCCGCTGCGTATGTCCCGGGAGTCGCGGCATGCACGGTCAGCAGCACCAACAGGCTGCAAGCGAGCAGGCTACCTTTTCTCTTCATCTCCTGATCCTCCATCTTTCTCATTTCTAGAAAACGCATGAGACCTGATATTCATACCAAAAGGGCCGCTCTTCAGATAGAGGCGACCTATCTCTCCTGAAAAAACGCATTCGTCCTGTTGCAGACGTCCTCACCGTTCCTCTCAGCGTGTCATATCTTGATCGAAGGAAGCGCGTCTGCGTTGAACAAGATTACTACTTTGGGAGGATGCCCATGATTCACGCCCTATTGGAAAAGGCTTTTCGTTCCTTGACTTGTCCGACCGCTGCGGAGCTAAGACAGGCCCTGGAGTCCCTGCCGATCGGCTTGGAATCCATCGCGCCTTACATTCCCGAACCGACGAACCTTCCTTATGGACGAAAAGTCTTGCTCGCCACGGAGCATGTCGAAATCGTACTCATCTTGCTGCCTCCCGCTGAGGAATCAGCTCCCCATAACCATGGTGAATCATTCGGATGGGAATGGATCCT of Brevibacillus choshinensis contains these proteins:
- the yunB gene encoding sporulation protein YunB encodes the protein MFRPRRRWKNPLSRTKAFFIAVVIFLVLSIQTLVFLEKRLEPTLLILASQKTEQLAKEAITDAVTKRISQQGVDFNQIVKIEKDNQGQIQAYQFNFKEYARIVGETTSRIQNKLQEFEAEKVDRTIPLGLATGNSFLANLGPDLPITFMPIGSVKTKLETELKEAGINMVLATVYIYVEVDLRIVVPFATDEQTVTTRIPITHSLIVGDVPQYLYNNPEGKPDVPRAQTPQGQTVPDAPEQP
- a CDS encoding MFS transporter; this translates as MIQMKTYLYVHALSSLGSRMDLIACSALIFTFDHSAFWLMAFFVARQAGGILFSLAAGVLADRVDRRRAMIASDIGAGLAVLSIVFFPNPYVVVAAAFFKGMLYSLFHISFQSSLPQMFERDELVRINGLTVRLESVVGIVGFALGGFLTSHVGYSLVIACDAASFLVSAAALTRMRWERAEPAIAKVNASEGAGFRETLLYLAKQPILLVISLLALFESLSTSAHNYGLPFLAEQLASADAALHGLMWSMMSLGGMAGSFVAGRLRVKKEEGMFGAFLLLALVVMLAFAGTTRVSVLALLAVAGLFAGAAQVYESTLLQQADNHIRGRVMGVQSLLSRIGFFIGFVAAPPLAAWTGLFGMVALAQLLFLLGLLGLGSFYLRKR
- a CDS encoding copper amine oxidase N-terminal domain-containing protein, with the protein product MAHKKWQVLCVTAVLSAALWTNQSVLAAEQTPQRVEVKLRLNAAQAKVNGQDMAIEQPYLSQNTTMIPLSLLTAAFGAGLQYDSQSQMIELIYNGKVIKLKTGSKLAWINGNEVTLTASPELKNGKTMVPLTLLTQVMGLQVVIDAKTKDVSILGAKQGETTTTNVSLDSDLGKTMVGDSYYGWKMKYPTGLIMDDQSFQGDYVGFRDAKDAYELFIYIADDQPENLSGTGLLSRLVDSTEYSVLSKGYVNDAAQPYARLISKGNNGSINEERAYQKGTRIFYVTLVIHDEADFRNPSKYSSYKDLLDSFSMSFPKGDAAVKDLSTVEGDYRWYKDEDFGLKVKVPADWQNNYNQSFTQFSSENGKQWLKIKITSKEDGLTLDDWVKRHEQMYRDLVNENYLKIDPATVSSTIAGVPSREQKVSSSDGTGWIPELDFFFFKGDYKVYVEVAYDPEASAQETAALIQTIKQSLTIDQSAMNPSMGEITDDDLIDKDQMATLKLPAYQFSISIPEHWKEMRSDASVRGYEFAGGYATIIALPGKLIDARKEVERSIKENTEAYGYTEKESKAVTLSGVQAYKMVFVGKDNGIRFEKQFYLLEKGKNAYMVAFTISEWVKTKSLEQRLQKIVDSIQFTEGK
- a CDS encoding S1C family serine protease, producing the protein MKRKGSLLACSLLVLLTVHAATPGTYAAGTAPAAATTKTPAAAMTDIPGVIARVSPSVVAIVGKPELRGSARENRFNLAHGTGIVVKADGWILTNAHVVKEMDNLTVITVDGKQYAGTVTNMDEESDLALVKIAATGLTPAKFATNYSIKVGETVVAIGTPISVSLRNSASAGIISGVNRSVSSTYRLIQTDASINPGNSGGPLVNLRGEVVGVNSLKFVSVGIDNLSFAIPADTAQYVMNHFFTYGKVNRPYWGAELEESWAAVVGLPTKEPLRITRVEPGSPAEQAGFRAGDVIYSVNQASCTTLVEFNELLKRYLPGQTVEVVVQSGGDLIKRKVTFGKQP
- a CDS encoding cysteine dioxygenase, producing MIHALLEKAFRSLTCPTAAELRQALESLPIGLESIAPYIPEPTNLPYGRKVLLATEHVEIVLILLPPAEESAPHNHGESFGWEWILSGDLTNIIYSLAEDGHEVLPEKMVTVGAGEFCYVAPKEIHAIRNQGETPVVSLNAYTPPLNKCKKYEKTGNAII